The following are encoded together in the Pleurocapsa sp. FMAR1 genome:
- a CDS encoding chloride channel protein, with translation MSSNGQHGNGTWSGDPTVSSHQIEISDRHENKPSLESISDNRQLNYSQLYLCAVVIGIFGGMTATIYYFVLESMMHGMWHTLPEIVKPYFPSWLGVSNYVWIATTIGGFFVGLALYFFGLPGEMAQVVDKIHNPGKIDIRQTPAMIVTSLIAISSGGSAGPEAPLVQVNGSLGSWLGEKLNLCKTSVRILTFCGMSAALGAFFGAPIGAALFALEIPHRRGLQYFEAIAPSIIAAIFSFAVFRLNTGITIGGFYHFEEVPALSPQNLLEGLVLGVIGAGFAVMFIIIFRLIGKLLKPLEHHPIVLATLGGLSIGLIAFAFPQTLFFSEAQIQTVIETGAGLGVGLLLAIAVAKMFAISFTLHSGFLGGFIFPLFFIGANVGYAVSLAVPQVHPTVGMVCLMAAINVAVTKTPVSTSIILSVLSGTAMLPVIVIASFVSFVLTSQITMIKTQRYRDLKEVDSSNLILEKVILVGEKQTIIPGLNKLKKLVSI, from the coding sequence ATGTCGTCAAATGGTCAACACGGGAATGGAACATGGTCGGGAGACCCGACCGTTTCCTCCCATCAAATTGAGATAAGCGATCGCCACGAAAACAAACCCAGTCTAGAAAGCATTAGCGACAATAGACAGTTAAATTACTCACAGCTTTATCTCTGTGCTGTAGTTATAGGTATCTTTGGCGGTATGACGGCTACTATTTATTACTTCGTGCTAGAAAGCATGATGCACGGTATGTGGCACACCCTGCCTGAAATAGTCAAGCCTTATTTTCCTAGCTGGCTTGGGGTTAGTAACTATGTCTGGATTGCCACTACTATTGGCGGATTTTTTGTTGGTTTAGCTCTTTATTTCTTTGGGCTTCCTGGAGAAATGGCTCAAGTGGTCGATAAAATTCATAACCCAGGCAAAATCGATATCCGCCAAACTCCAGCGATGATTGTCACCTCTTTAATTGCCATTAGCTCTGGTGGGAGCGCGGGACCCGAAGCACCTTTAGTTCAGGTTAACGGTAGCTTGGGAAGCTGGCTGGGAGAGAAATTAAATCTTTGCAAAACTTCGGTGAGAATTCTTACTTTTTGCGGGATGAGTGCAGCTTTAGGAGCTTTTTTCGGCGCACCGATTGGTGCAGCTTTGTTTGCCCTAGAAATTCCTCACCGTCGCGGTTTGCAGTATTTTGAAGCGATCGCCCCATCGATTATTGCTGCCATTTTTTCCTTCGCCGTATTTCGACTAAACACGGGCATAACTATCGGTGGTTTTTACCACTTTGAAGAAGTTCCTGCACTTTCCCCTCAAAACTTACTAGAAGGCTTAGTTTTGGGTGTAATTGGTGCTGGATTTGCAGTAATGTTTATTATCATCTTTCGTCTGATTGGCAAGCTACTAAAACCTCTAGAACATCATCCGATTGTCTTAGCAACTTTAGGTGGTTTATCAATTGGTCTAATTGCTTTTGCTTTCCCGCAAACCCTATTCTTTAGCGAGGCACAAATTCAAACCGTAATTGAAACGGGGGCTGGTTTAGGTGTTGGTCTATTACTGGCGATCGCTGTTGCTAAAATGTTTGCCATTAGCTTTACCCTACATTCTGGATTCTTGGGTGGCTTCATTTTTCCCCTATTTTTTATCGGTGCTAATGTTGGTTATGCCGTGTCTTTAGCAGTACCTCAAGTTCATCCTACGGTGGGCATGGTCTGCTTGATGGCAGCAATAAATGTAGCTGTTACTAAAACTCCCGTAAGTACTAGTATTATCCTCAGCGTACTTTCGGGGACGGCAATGCTGCCTGTTATTGTGATCGCCTCTTTTGTCAGTTTTGTCTTAACTAGCCAAATTACCATGATTAAAACTCAACGATATCGAGACTTAAAAGAAGTTGATTCGTCTAATCTAATTCTCGAAAAAGTGATATTAGTTGGAGAAAAACAAACTATAATTCCTGGTTTAAACAAGCTGAAAAAATTAGTGAGTATTTAA
- the cobW gene encoding cobalamin biosynthesis protein CobW, giving the protein MHKIPVTVISGFLGAGKTTLVRHLLQNNQGRRIAVLVNEFGEVGIDGDLLRSCQVCDEEDGDSNIVELTNGCLCCTVQEEFYPVMQELLKRRDQIDCLLIETSGLALPKPLIQAFRWPAIRNSATVDGVVTVVDCHALATGNLVGDIDALESQRQADPNLEHETPLEELFEDQLACADMVLLTKTDLVDEDRLSKIKAWLKQELQPGVKIVTVSKGEIAPDLLLGFNAAVEDHLDSRHSHHDHEAEHEHDDDINSIELISEQAFEPEALTKQLKQLLQEQEIYRVKGFINVPNKSMRLVLQGVGNRFDTFYDRPWAADEPRQTRLVLIGHNLKRDLIEQSILGDKAVI; this is encoded by the coding sequence ATGCACAAAATTCCCGTTACCGTAATTTCAGGCTTCTTAGGCGCAGGCAAAACAACCTTAGTGCGCCATCTACTGCAAAACAACCAAGGAAGACGCATCGCCGTCTTGGTTAATGAGTTTGGCGAAGTAGGTATTGATGGTGATTTATTGCGATCGTGTCAAGTTTGCGATGAAGAAGATGGCGATAGTAATATTGTTGAACTTACCAATGGTTGTTTGTGCTGCACTGTGCAGGAAGAATTTTATCCAGTCATGCAAGAATTGCTGAAGCGTCGCGATCAAATTGACTGTCTTTTGATTGAAACTTCGGGATTGGCTTTGCCCAAGCCTTTAATTCAAGCATTTCGTTGGCCCGCAATTCGCAATAGTGCCACTGTAGACGGAGTAGTAACCGTAGTAGACTGCCATGCTTTGGCAACAGGCAACTTAGTAGGAGATATTGACGCTTTAGAGTCTCAAAGACAGGCAGATCCTAATTTAGAACACGAAACGCCCCTTGAGGAACTTTTTGAAGATCAGCTAGCCTGTGCTGACATGGTGTTGCTGACCAAGACTGATTTGGTTGATGAAGATAGATTGAGCAAAATCAAAGCTTGGCTAAAACAAGAATTACAGCCTGGGGTAAAAATAGTCACTGTAAGCAAAGGAGAAATCGCTCCAGACCTTTTATTAGGCTTTAATGCTGCGGTTGAAGATCATTTAGATAGCCGTCATTCTCATCACGATCACGAAGCAGAACATGAACACGACGATGATATTAATTCCATTGAACTAATATCAGAACAAGCCTTTGAGCCTGAAGCTTTAACTAAACAACTCAAGCAATTGCTTCAAGAACAAGAGATTTATCGCGTCAAAGGATTTATCAATGTGCCAAATAAGTCAATGCGCTTGGTGTTGCAGGGAGTAGGCAATCGTTTTGATACCTTTTACGATCGCCCGTGGGCAGCCGATGAACCAAGACAAACTCGCTTAGTGCTAATTGGACATAACTTAAAGCGAGATTTAATAGAACAATCTATTTTGGGCGATAAGGCAGTAATCTAG
- a CDS encoding CmpA/NrtA family ABC transporter substrate-binding protein, whose translation MSKFSRRRFVGSAGAIAAGLLGHGCTSTTSEKTTQSINYAAPTTNGLEVNQIRLGFIALTDAAPLIIALEKGFFRKYGLTQVEVVRQASWASTRDNLVRGSAAGGVDGAHILSPMPYLMATGTITSDQPLAMNILARLNVNGQGISLANIYESVGLKSEKLKEEAEQAKSKGPGRKLKVAMTFPGGTHDLWIRYWLAAGGINPDTDVWMFVVPPPQMLANLKTGTMNMLCVGEPWNAQIIRRNVGHSALTTGQLWQDHPEKALAMRADWVNRYPRAAKAMLMAVLEAQIWCDEMANKEEMCQIVSARKYFNVPVKDILERSKGNFDFGNGQVLTNSPYRMKFWQNSASYPYQSHDLWFLIENIRWGYLPADTNTQDLIKQVNREDLWREAAQAIGQEQAIPKSTSRGIETFYDGVQFDPENPTAYLNSLPIKKQRI comes from the coding sequence ATGTCCAAATTTTCCAGAAGGCGATTTGTCGGTTCGGCAGGTGCGATCGCTGCTGGTCTTCTCGGTCATGGCTGTACGTCTACAACTTCAGAGAAAACAACTCAATCTATTAACTATGCAGCCCCTACTACCAATGGGCTAGAAGTGAACCAAATTCGCTTGGGATTTATCGCCCTGACTGATGCTGCTCCTTTAATAATTGCCTTAGAAAAAGGATTTTTCCGCAAATACGGTCTGACTCAAGTTGAAGTTGTCAGACAAGCTTCATGGGCAAGCACCCGTGACAATTTAGTGCGAGGTTCGGCAGCAGGTGGCGTAGATGGAGCGCATATTCTTAGCCCCATGCCTTACTTAATGGCTACGGGAACAATTACATCAGATCAGCCGCTGGCAATGAATATTTTGGCACGTCTAAATGTTAACGGTCAGGGAATTTCTTTGGCTAATATCTACGAGTCAGTTGGTTTAAAAAGCGAAAAACTCAAAGAAGAAGCAGAACAAGCCAAAAGCAAAGGTCCAGGAAGAAAACTTAAGGTAGCAATGACCTTTCCAGGAGGGACTCACGATTTATGGATTCGCTACTGGCTAGCTGCGGGAGGAATTAATCCCGATACAGATGTATGGATGTTTGTCGTCCCACCGCCACAAATGCTGGCAAACCTTAAAACAGGAACGATGAATATGCTCTGCGTGGGAGAGCCTTGGAATGCCCAGATAATCAGGCGTAATGTCGGTCATTCTGCTTTAACTACGGGACAACTATGGCAAGATCATCCTGAAAAAGCCCTGGCAATGCGTGCAGATTGGGTCAATCGTTATCCTCGCGCAGCTAAAGCAATGTTGATGGCAGTGTTGGAAGCGCAAATATGGTGTGATGAAATGGCCAATAAGGAAGAAATGTGTCAAATTGTCTCAGCTCGCAAGTATTTCAATGTTCCTGTTAAAGATATTTTGGAGCGAAGTAAAGGTAACTTTGATTTTGGTAACGGACAAGTTTTAACTAATAGTCCGTATCGGATGAAATTTTGGCAAAATTCGGCTTCCTATCCCTATCAAAGTCACGATCTTTGGTTTTTGATTGAAAACATTCGCTGGGGCTACTTACCAGCCGATACCAATACTCAAGATTTGATTAAGCAAGTTAACCGCGAAGATTTATGGCGAGAAGCAGCACAGGCTATTGGTCAAGAGCAAGCAATCCCCAAAAGCACATCTAGAGGGATTGAAACCTTTTACGATGGCGTTCAATTTGACCCTGAAAACCCTACCGCTTATTTAAATAGCTTACCAATCAAAAAGCAGCGAATATGA
- a CDS encoding HupE/UreJ family protein, which yields MNKNSAIAQLSRKVIALGFLASVFGSISLLLIPSPALAHHASGGKLPSSFASGFLAGLGHPVIGIDHLVFVIAIGLLAALSSKLGMVIPLTFILATAVGTGIHLQSVNLPIPELIISASVLIVGIFLAKENKTNLALLIIIAAIAGIFHGYAYGESIVGARANAVGAYLLGFCLIQLGISAIAFYVGKSILKRASGSPSLPLRFAGFAVCGIGFAFLSSNILG from the coding sequence ATGAACAAAAATAGTGCGATCGCGCAACTTTCTCGTAAGGTAATTGCTTTGGGTTTTCTGGCTAGTGTCTTCGGGAGCATTAGCTTACTGCTTATCCCTTCCCCTGCGCTGGCTCATCATGCTAGCGGTGGAAAACTTCCTAGCAGTTTTGCATCGGGGTTTCTTGCTGGTTTGGGTCATCCTGTAATTGGCATCGATCATCTCGTTTTTGTGATTGCTATTGGCTTATTAGCAGCTTTAAGCAGCAAATTAGGTATGGTTATTCCTCTGACATTTATTCTGGCTACGGCTGTGGGTACAGGCATACATTTACAAAGCGTTAATCTACCGATACCAGAATTAATTATTTCAGCTTCAGTGCTAATTGTGGGCATCTTCTTGGCAAAAGAAAATAAAACTAATTTAGCTTTATTAATTATTATTGCTGCGATTGCTGGTATTTTTCATGGTTATGCCTATGGCGAATCTATTGTCGGTGCTAGGGCTAATGCTGTAGGGGCTTATCTACTTGGTTTTTGTTTAATTCAGCTAGGGATTAGCGCGATCGCTTTTTATGTCGGCAAATCGATTCTCAAAAGAGCTTCGGGATCACCCAGCTTACCTCTACGTTTTGCTGGATTTGCCGTGTGTGGTATTGGGTTTGCCTTTCTCTCCAGCAACATCTTAGGTTAA
- a CDS encoding lysylphosphatidylglycerol synthase domain-containing protein — protein MKQILAQIKPYLRWFILGGILFFLVKTLKDRLIEVASVEIDTQGWLMLTGALIITICAHVWSGWVWTWIIKIFQQPLSTKEGIRVYLLTNIAKYCPGNIWHFYGRITVVERKGGSRGAATLCVLLEPLLMAAAALFIGLTSSGLIWSEDIDSPISLFVLKIINLITDKLSWLTINVDSQILLSAISILSLAGLVVVLIGIHPFIINQLLHRLSRSKNKADAIAAQAIKLDRYPFIPFLGEIGFVVFRATGFMLTFMALQSVTWQQIPQLTSAFSFAWLLGLIVPGAPGGLGVFEVTAFSLLDNTQFPAEIAAVALYRLISILAEAIAAGVCWKSNS, from the coding sequence ATGAAACAGATTCTTGCTCAAATTAAACCTTATCTACGCTGGTTTATTTTGGGAGGTATATTATTTTTCTTGGTCAAGACACTCAAAGATCGCTTGATAGAAGTTGCTTCAGTTGAAATTGATACTCAAGGCTGGCTGATGCTAACGGGAGCATTAATCATAACTATCTGCGCTCATGTTTGGTCTGGTTGGGTATGGACATGGATTATCAAAATTTTTCAACAGCCTTTAAGCACAAAAGAAGGTATTAGAGTTTATCTATTAACCAATATTGCTAAATATTGCCCAGGTAACATCTGGCACTTTTATGGCAGAATAACCGTTGTCGAGCGCAAAGGAGGTTCAAGGGGTGCTGCAACTCTTTGTGTCTTGTTAGAGCCATTATTAATGGCAGCAGCAGCCTTATTTATTGGTTTGACCAGTAGCGGGTTGATTTGGTCAGAGGATATAGATTCGCCAATTTCGTTATTTGTCTTGAAGATTATTAATTTGATTACTGATAAATTAAGCTGGCTAACAATCAATGTTGATTCTCAGATTTTGTTATCTGCTATCAGCATTTTAAGTTTGGCTGGCTTAGTAGTAGTGCTAATTGGCATACATCCCTTCATCATCAATCAACTCTTACACCGATTGAGCCGTAGTAAAAACAAAGCTGATGCGATCGCGGCACAAGCTATTAAATTAGATCGATATCCTTTTATTCCTTTTCTAGGGGAAATTGGATTTGTTGTTTTTAGAGCAACTGGATTTATGCTGACTTTTATGGCGTTGCAGTCTGTGACGTGGCAACAGATTCCTCAATTAACCAGTGCCTTTAGCTTTGCTTGGTTGTTAGGCTTGATTGTTCCAGGCGCGCCAGGAGGCTTGGGAGTATTTGAGGTTACCGCTTTTAGTCTTTTAGATAATACTCAGTTTCCCGCAGAAATAGCAGCAGTGGCACTGTATCGCCTAATTAGCATCTTAGCAGAAGCGATCGCCGCAGGAGTATGCTGGAAAAGTAATAGTTAA
- a CDS encoding COP23 domain-containing protein translates to MKIKSLAVILAGLGVVIGGAIASPAKAQTKDTNTYYCAQLNGNWTTFVNTPRGRISLINWQNSFSGEWTPKNRCGAVSQRFQGFLDKGNLKFIRTGDVNKMPVLCVANTRGGTCPEENVLVTLKQGTDPEEVLVKLVDFRRSVSGQTLTLSGDDPGFYSDGEFYVDMAKFLDAVPVNN, encoded by the coding sequence ATGAAAATTAAATCGTTAGCGGTCATACTTGCTGGATTAGGCGTTGTTATTGGCGGCGCGATCGCATCTCCAGCTAAAGCACAAACTAAAGACACCAATACCTATTATTGCGCTCAACTTAATGGAAATTGGACTACCTTTGTCAATACCCCCAGAGGCAGAATATCCTTAATTAACTGGCAAAATAGCTTTTCTGGTGAATGGACTCCTAAAAACCGATGCGGTGCTGTTTCACAGCGTTTCCAAGGATTTTTAGACAAAGGAAATCTCAAGTTTATTCGTACAGGTGATGTAAACAAAATGCCTGTACTTTGTGTAGCCAATACCAGAGGCGGTACTTGTCCTGAAGAAAACGTCCTGGTAACTCTAAAGCAAGGCACAGATCCAGAAGAAGTACTAGTCAAACTCGTGGATTTCCGTCGTAGCGTTAGTGGACAAACCTTGACTCTAAGTGGAGATGATCCTGGTTTCTACTCTGACGGTGAATTTTATGTAGATATGGCAAAATTCCTCGACGCTGTACCCGTAAACAATTAA
- a CDS encoding protein kinase domain-containing protein translates to MSDSDFTIPISQSEGLNSERNTKYGYKTLKSGDILNERFSIVRELGSGGFATTYLALDNQLADEHKCAVKQLQPRFNTSAVWESAKERLATEAMVLQWLGKHAQIPQFIGHFEEKKQFYLVLEFIEGEEFEQEVHRQILNEAQAIQFLFDVLEILKFVHQQGVIHRDIKPSNLIRRKQDGKMSLIDFGAVKEIGTLAFDTSKQQIKTQIIGTPGYMPPEQNNGKPIYSSDIFALGKTVIFGMTNKSPLEWEEAEASGVTAWNKKIAISEAFLKIINRMTAGNSSQRYNSAKEVLRDLQPLEMIGKTIANKYQIAKYLGGRKETHSYVANSLEESKLRYYLEILQPLQLRESSVSAMNQEIMIGFSNLSAIDNDQKTPAVIEYFIDESRIYIVQEYVEGKNLAQIIEDQFILSETEVVEILINAATALHPFHRQQIIHGNIRPSSLIRRHKDNKVTLVDFNLVNEAINLIPESKTGYIPPEQIANSPTLASDIYALGMTAIHVLTGTSPQNLEKNPRTGEILWHRKARISPNFAKILDKMIYLDQNQRYQSVNRVVKDLKKIKHKSRFRGLYKYLIIAPILFFGILYGWTQYSQRAAILEFYRGDTKLDKNQYQAAIDYYNSGLGRLPNTRGQVRNFEQVWLKKAKAQRQLDDYQAALNTCDTALKYYQSPQLWNCKALTLYNLEKYDLAIAAYNQAIEIAPENVWLWNNRGETYTRLGQTDKAIADFQKAISLDPDRSFVSWNNLGKLYFEQGDYQQASEAYLEALAVKPDYLPALIGLGNVQKHSQLYTQAVDSYDRALAINPDYHEAWYGKGSVAEYSQNYQTAKEYYQKAVDLKPDWQAANQALERIERKLGS, encoded by the coding sequence ATGTCAGATTCAGATTTCACTATTCCTATTTCTCAATCCGAAGGCTTAAACTCTGAACGGAATACTAAGTATGGCTACAAAACTCTCAAATCAGGAGATATATTAAACGAAAGGTTTTCTATTGTCAGAGAATTAGGTAGTGGAGGATTTGCTACTACTTATTTGGCTTTAGACAACCAACTGGCAGATGAACACAAATGCGCTGTTAAACAACTACAGCCAAGATTTAATACTTCTGCCGTGTGGGAGAGTGCCAAAGAGAGGTTGGCAACCGAAGCAATGGTCTTGCAATGGTTAGGTAAACACGCTCAAATTCCTCAATTTATTGGTCATTTTGAAGAAAAAAAACAGTTTTACCTAGTTTTAGAATTTATTGAAGGCGAAGAATTTGAGCAGGAAGTCCATCGGCAAATATTAAATGAAGCTCAAGCAATTCAGTTTTTATTTGATGTTTTAGAAATACTCAAGTTTGTTCATCAGCAAGGTGTAATACATCGGGATATAAAACCATCCAATCTAATCAGACGTAAACAAGATGGCAAGATGAGCCTGATTGATTTTGGTGCAGTTAAAGAAATCGGCACCTTGGCTTTTGATACCAGCAAACAGCAGATTAAAACCCAGATTATTGGTACTCCAGGGTATATGCCCCCAGAGCAAAATAACGGCAAGCCAATCTATAGTAGCGATATCTTTGCTTTAGGTAAAACAGTTATTTTTGGGATGACCAATAAATCTCCCTTGGAGTGGGAGGAAGCTGAAGCTAGTGGCGTAACTGCCTGGAATAAAAAAATAGCCATCAGTGAAGCTTTTTTGAAGATTATTAATCGCATGACTGCTGGTAACTCTTCACAACGTTACAACAGTGCCAAAGAAGTATTGCGCGATCTTCAACCATTAGAAATGATTGGTAAAACTATCGCTAATAAATATCAGATAGCTAAGTACCTAGGTGGCAGAAAAGAAACACACTCTTATGTAGCTAATAGTTTAGAAGAAAGTAAACTTAGATATTATTTAGAAATTCTGCAACCTCTGCAATTGAGAGAATCTTCAGTATCGGCAATGAATCAAGAGATAATGATCGGCTTTAGTAATTTATCAGCTATTGATAATGATCAGAAAACTCCAGCGGTAATTGAATATTTTATCGATGAATCAAGAATTTATATCGTTCAAGAGTATGTAGAGGGAAAAAATTTAGCGCAAATTATTGAGGATCAGTTTATCCTTTCAGAAACTGAGGTAGTTGAGATTCTGATTAATGCTGCTACTGCTTTACATCCATTCCACAGACAGCAAATTATTCACGGCAACATTAGACCTTCTAGCCTAATTAGACGACACAAGGATAATAAAGTTACTTTGGTTGATTTTAATTTAGTCAACGAAGCTATCAATTTAATTCCTGAAAGCAAAACTGGCTATATTCCTCCAGAGCAAATTGCCAACAGTCCTACTTTGGCAAGCGATATCTATGCTCTAGGTATGACTGCTATTCATGTACTAACGGGAACTTCTCCGCAAAATTTAGAGAAAAATCCCCGCACGGGAGAAATATTGTGGCATCGAAAAGCCAGAATTAGTCCTAACTTTGCCAAAATCCTAGATAAAATGATTTATCTAGATCAAAATCAACGATATCAATCGGTAAACCGAGTAGTCAAAGACCTCAAAAAAATCAAGCACAAATCTAGATTTAGAGGATTATATAAATACTTGATCATTGCTCCTATCTTGTTTTTCGGAATTCTATATGGCTGGACTCAATATAGTCAGAGGGCGGCGATTTTGGAGTTCTATCGCGGCGATACCAAATTAGACAAAAACCAATATCAAGCAGCTATTGACTATTACAATAGTGGACTAGGAAGATTACCAAATACTAGAGGACAGGTAAGAAATTTTGAACAAGTTTGGTTAAAAAAAGCCAAGGCACAAAGACAATTGGATGATTATCAAGCAGCTTTGAATACTTGCGACACAGCTTTAAAATACTATCAAAGTCCTCAACTTTGGAACTGTAAAGCTTTGACTCTGTATAATCTTGAAAAATATGATTTGGCGATCGCAGCATATAATCAAGCTATAGAGATTGCTCCTGAAAATGTCTGGTTGTGGAACAATCGTGGTGAAACCTACACCCGTTTAGGGCAGACAGACAAGGCTATAGCTGATTTTCAAAAAGCAATCTCGTTAGATCCAGATAGAAGTTTTGTTTCCTGGAATAACTTGGGCAAACTATACTTTGAACAAGGAGATTATCAACAGGCATCAGAAGCTTATCTAGAGGCATTAGCCGTTAAACCAGATTATTTGCCTGCCTTAATTGGATTAGGCAATGTTCAAAAACATAGCCAACTATACACTCAAGCTGTGGATTCTTATGATCGAGCATTGGCTATTAATCCCGATTATCATGAAGCCTGGTATGGTAAAGGCTCGGTCGCCGAATATTCACAAAATTATCAAACAGCTAAAGAATACTATCAAAAAGCAGTAGATTTAAAGCCAGATTGGCAAGCAGCAAATCAAGCTTTAGAGAGAATCGAGCGTAAACTTGGCAGTTGA
- a CDS encoding S1 family peptidase codes for MKWLPNQESEKGFGRTILANINFSQSTSQLIKLMICLIGTGMFLSGDVSKLKTKIVGSTTSQELVKEISHHAANISVKISSGDFLGSGFIVLQESQKYTVITNQHVLRAGEAPYSIETADGKTYSAKVVTNSTSKQDYDLAVLEFNSHNTYPTAKIGSSLSLEVGEPIYAAGFPRSELERISSPFISKQPQNNEPNGFVLKSGRVAMILNQALEQGYQIGYTNNVQRGMSGGPLLNSQGEVVGINGQHAYPLWDSPEIYQDGSQPCPALQKLITRSSLAIPIEKSIGLTPHLESLEPLPNSKIARKSTSLENSRLVTKMQAEAKVTNQSCKKSTDDLQEQTTGDPKN; via the coding sequence ATGAAATGGCTACCTAATCAAGAGTCAGAAAAAGGCTTTGGGAGAACAATCCTTGCAAACATTAACTTCTCACAATCCACATCCCAGCTAATAAAACTGATGATCTGTTTAATTGGCACTGGGATGTTTTTATCTGGAGATGTTTCTAAGTTAAAAACCAAAATTGTTGGTAGCACTACTTCTCAAGAATTAGTCAAAGAAATCAGTCACCATGCAGCAAACATCAGCGTCAAAATATCAAGCGGTGATTTTTTAGGTTCTGGCTTTATTGTGCTGCAAGAAAGTCAAAAATATACTGTCATCACCAATCAACACGTTTTGCGAGCAGGAGAAGCTCCCTACAGTATTGAAACTGCCGATGGAAAAACCTATTCAGCAAAAGTTGTGACCAATTCAACTTCCAAACAAGATTATGATTTGGCTGTATTAGAATTTAATTCCCATAATACCTATCCCACAGCAAAAATTGGTAGTTCTTTATCTCTTGAGGTCGGAGAACCAATATACGCTGCTGGATTTCCCCGTTCTGAATTAGAAAGAATATCTTCTCCCTTTATCTCAAAACAGCCTCAAAATAATGAGCCTAATGGTTTTGTGCTTAAGTCAGGTCGAGTTGCTATGATTTTAAATCAAGCTCTTGAGCAAGGATATCAAATAGGCTATACCAACAATGTTCAAAGAGGAATGAGCGGAGGTCCTTTATTAAACAGCCAAGGAGAAGTAGTCGGCATAAATGGTCAGCACGCCTATCCTCTTTGGGATTCTCCTGAAATTTATCAAGATGGTTCTCAGCCTTGTCCTGCGTTACAGAAATTAATCACACGCTCAAGTTTGGCGATTCCCATTGAAAAAAGCATTGGCTTAACACCACATTTAGAGTCTCTTGAACCACTACCTAACTCAAAAATCGCTCGTAAATCTACGTCGCTAGAAAATTCCCGATTAGTTACTAAAATGCAGGCAGAAGCGAAAGTAACCAATCAAAGCTGTAAAAAATCTACTGATGATCTTCAAGAACAAACAACAGGTGATCCTAAAAACTAA